A region of Panicum virgatum strain AP13 chromosome 8N, P.virgatum_v5, whole genome shotgun sequence DNA encodes the following proteins:
- the LOC120686394 gene encoding bZIP transcription factor RISBZ3-like encodes MSDDSDGQRQCRRGVTGDVELDAAMALADMAGAENQPRPGAPAPHRPPPPASPAAAHQAVAAAAAEELASTRLSLELGKVGIQSASPCSSSSSASHPHHHHHPHAVPVPAAAATGYGPRPRHMLTEVTHAPTYGFPRIMTPLLQFHRLPRRAQAEKEAKRLRRVLANRESARQTILRRQAIRDELARKVADLSSQNENMKKEKDMVMQEYLSLKEANKQLKEQVARTAKKAPAPAVATAAMPIQQAAAEAMAAAAASPPATPPRPGFLYTAAPPVPYVWGSWPPGPGYEHHHGGSPPPICLPPPCAWYYPVVADPRGSPSAYPQQQQQPQAAAAFQPEPAGSGGGGGATAEEDTDDDPCSLTLGLDVADKRSAPIGIDARGGAGPSDRDKAATAAEARKRRKELTKLKHMHAAAGRPGGEQW; translated from the exons ATGTCCGACGACAGCGACGGGCAGCGGCAATGCCGCCGGGGCGTCACCGGCGAcgtcgagctcgacgccgccatGGCGCTGGCCGACATGGCCGGCGCCGAGAACCAGCCGCGGCcgggggcgccggcgccccacaggcctcctcctcctgcttctcctgctgctgctcaccaG gcggtggcagcggcggcggcggaggagctggCGAGCACGCGGCTGAGCCTGGAGCTCGGCAAGGTCGGCATCCAGTCCGCGTCCCCCTGCTCCAGCAGCTCCAGCGCCAGCCacccgcaccaccaccaccacccgcacgccgtgcccgtgccggccgccgcggcgacggggtacggcccccgcccccgccacaTGCTCACCGAGGTAACCCACGCCCCCACCTACGGCTTCCCGCGAATCATGACCCCCCTCCTCCAATTTCACCGTCTgccccgccgcgcgcaggcCGAGAAGGAGGCGAAGCGGCTGCGGCGCGTGCTGGCCAACCGCGAGTCCGCCCGGCAGACCATCCTCCGGCGCCAGGCCATCCGCGACGAGCTCGCCAGGAAGGTCGCCGACCTCTCCTCGCAGAACGAGAACATGAAGAAG GAGAAGGACATGGTGATGCAGGAGTACCTCTCGCTCAAGGAGGCCAACAAGCAGCTCAAGGAACAG GTGGCGAGGACGGCCAAGaaggcgcccgcgccggcggtggcgaccgCGGCGATGCCCatccagcaggcggcggcggaggccatggcggcggcggcggcgtccccgccggccacgccgccgcggccggggttCCTGTacaccgcggcgccgccggtgcccTACGTCTGGGGCTCGTGGCCCCCCGGGCCCGGGTACGAGCACCACCACGGCGGCAGCCCGCCGCCGATATGCCTGCCGCCGCCCTGCGCGTGGTACTACCCCGTCGTGGCGGACCCGCGTGGGTCGCCGTCCGCGtacccgcagcagcagcagcagccgcaggcggcggccgcgttcCAGCCGGAGCCCGCGGgtagcgggggcggcggcggcgcgacggccgaGGAGGACACCGACGACGACCCGTGCTCGCTGACGCTCGGCCTCGACGTCGCCGACAAGAGGAGCGCGCCGATCGGCATcgacgcccgcggcggcgcggggccgagCGACAGGGAcaaggcggccacggcggcggaggccaggAAGCGGAGGAAGGAGCTGACCAAGCTCAAGCAcatgcacgccgccgccggccgccccgggggcgagcagtggtag